A window from Salvia miltiorrhiza cultivar Shanhuang (shh) chromosome 2, IMPLAD_Smil_shh, whole genome shotgun sequence encodes these proteins:
- the LOC131011793 gene encoding putative pentatricopeptide repeat-containing protein At1g77010, mitochondrial, with amino-acid sequence MDFQHLQSYARLLNSLNSPNCVRQGKQLHLLFLKNGVLFSTLSIANRLLQMYARCGRMDDARNLFEEMPQRNCFTWNTLLEGYAKSGHKTHMLDLFHSMPQKNDFSWNAILSGLARAGELDAARRLLNEMPRKNGIAWSTMIHGCVRNGRPGMALVLFKEFLKWEAVESGGVLRWDPVVLATVVGACLEFGSLDLGKQVHARMVVDGVEFDAVLGSSLVNMYGKCCDLDSADRLLNAMDDADDYSLSSLISCYANCGRMEDARRTFELKSNPCVIVWNSVISGYVANRDAEGALVYFGKMRKQGVVGDYSTFSSVLSACSSVGVPRNCIQLHAQAHKLGIVYDLVVASALIDAYAKCRSLDESCKFFGELKAYDTVLLNSMITIYCNFGRMEEAKSIFNDMKFKSLISWNSMLVGLSQNGYPVEALEIFCTMNNIDLSMDKFTLSSAISACASITWLELGEQIFARATVIGVDFDQIIMTSLIDFYCKCGFVEVGRKLFDQMTKSDEASWNSMLMGYATNGYGIEALSLFEEMRSDGVRPSEVTFTAVLSACDHSGLVEEGKKWFYLMKHHYHIDPGIEHYSCVIDLFARVGCIQEAIDLINKIPHLSDASMWSAILRGCIESGDKPLVKRVVEKIIELDPQNSGALVQLSGLMASTGDWNQSALVRQLMRDMRIQKNPGRSWCNSRVRQM; translated from the coding sequence ATGGACTTCCAACACTTGCAAAGCTACGCACGTTTACTCAATTCCTTAAACTCCCCAAACTGCGTCAGACAAGGGAAGCAACTCCACCTTCTTTTCCTCAAAAATGGCGTCCTGTTTTCCACTCTCAGCATCGCCAACCGCCTCCTTCAAATGTACGCTAGGTGCGGGAGAATGGACGACGCCCGGAACCTGTTCGAGGAAATGCCGCAAAGGAATTGTTTCACTTGGAACACTCTTCTCGAAGGGTATGCTAAGTCAGGGCACAAGACTCATATGCTGGACCTCTTCCACTCAATGCCCCAGAAAAATGACTTCTCTTGGAACGCGATCCTATCGGGGTTGGCGAGAGCGGGCGAGCTGGATGCTGCAAGGCGGTTGTTGAACGAGATGCCTAGGAAGAACGGGATTGCGTGGAGCACGATGATTCATGGGTGCGTGCGAAATGGGAGGCCGGGGATGGCTCTGGTGTTGTTTAAGGAGTTCTTGAAGTGGGAAGCCGTTGAGAGTGGCGGGGTGCTGAGGTGGGACCCGGTTGTTTTGGCGACGGTGGTTGGGGCTTGTTTGGAGTTCGGGAGTCTTGATTTGGGGAAGCAGGTTCATGCTAGGATGGTCGTTGATGGTGTGGAGTTTGATGCAGTTTTGGGGAGTTCACTTGTTAACATGTATGGGAAATGCTGTGATTTGGATAGTGCTGACAGGCTTTTGAATGCGATGGATGATGCAGATGATTACTCCTTGTCATCATTGATTTCATGCTATGCAAACTGTGGTAGGATGGAGGATGCAAGAAGGACTTTTGAACTCAAATCTAACCCTTGTGTCATTGTGTGGAATTCTGTAATATCAGGATATGTTGCTAACCGTGATGCGGAGGGAGCCTTGGTATATTTTGGTAAGATGCGTAAGCAAGGGGTTGTTGGAGATTATTCTACATTTTCTAGTGTTCTGAGTGCCTGCAGTAGTGTAGGTGTTCCTAGAAATTGCATTCAACTGCATGCGCAGGCTCATAAGTTGGGGATTGTTTATGACCTTGTTGTTGCCAGCGCCCTGATTGATGCGTATGCCAAGTGTAGGAGTCTTGATGAGTCTTGCAAATTCTTTGGTGAGCTCAAAGCTTATGATACTGTTTTGCTGAATTCTATGATCACCATTTACTGCAACTTTGGTAGAATGGAAGAAGCGAAAAGCATTTTTAATGACATGAAATTTAAAAGTTTGATCTCATGGAATTCAATGCTAGTAGGTCTGAGTCAGAATGGCTACCCTGTTGAAGCATTAGAAATCTTCTGTACAATGAATAACATTGACTTAAGCATGGACAAATTTACTCTATCTAGTGCCATTAGTGCTTGTGCCAGCATTACATGGCTGGAACTTGGTGAACAGATTTTTGCTAGAGCTACTGTAATTGGTGTGGATTTTGATCAGATCATAATGACATCCCTTATAGACTTCTATTGTAAGTGTGGTTTTGTTGAGGTTGGTCGCAAACTGTTTGACCAAATGACAAAATCTGATGAGGCTTCTTGGAATTCAATGTTGATGGGTTATGCTACCAATGGATACGGAATTGAAGCTTTGTCTCTGTTTGAGGAGATGAGAAGTGACGGTGTTAGACCCTCTGAAGTAACATTTACTGCAGTTTTATCTGCTTGCGATCATTCTGGACTAGTAGAAGAAGGCAAAAAATGGTTCTACTTAATGAAGCATCACTATCATATTGATCCTGGTATTGAACATTACTCTTGCGTGATAGACCTTTTTGCAAGAGTAGGTTGTATTCAAGAAGCCATTGatctcattaataaaatacctcATCTCTCTGATGCTAGCATGTGGTCAGCAATTCTCAGAGGTTGCATAGAAAGTGGAGACAAGCCACTTGTTAAGAGG
- the LOC131011794 gene encoding pentatricopeptide repeat-containing protein At3g26540 — protein MGSKAASVLSRHLRSATATVTSTTRAHRLDSPVAVKELTTTILNHIRLGRLPKAISILFSSATPLPFSLYAHLFRICASSKAIIETRKLESHLVTFNPNPPVFLLNRAIESYGICNCVKDAEDLFDEMPNRDGGSWNAMITAYSRNGCTEDALHLFSVMIEDGVFASEVTFASVLASCGNALELWLSRQVHGLIVKYGFSGNVILESSLVDVYGKCGAMIESRRMFDEIQHPNEVSWNVIVRRYLEMGEGNEAINMFSRMLRMNVKPMSYTVSNAILACSSFGGLREGVQIHGFSIKINAEQDQVVSNTLIDMYAKCGDLESARTVFELPCSKNVISYTSMVSACAMRGRMCEARELFDEMPERTVVSWNVMLAGYTRRLDWENALKLLILMRRKTRDVDHVTLGLFFNICAAIPDMNLGKQVHGYAYRHGFCSNVFVGNAVLDMYGKCGNLISARNWFYTMSHSRDEVSWNALLTSYARRGMSEQAMQVFWEMQGEAKPSKFTFGTMLAACANIFALEAGKQIHALMIRHGYDMDIVVSGALLDMYSKCRHIAYATRVFEEAPSKDVILVNSMILGCLHNGMSGRVVELLDAMEEEGVRPDHNTFRGALRACVSDGGVELGRKLWESMSEKYCVLPHLEDYECMVELYGENGLVDELEAFLKDLPFEPTAAMLIRVFDCSRRYKWLKLGEWAAHKLNHMNPLLPFRFQIVDDT, from the coding sequence ATGGGCTCGAAAGCGGCCTCGGTTCTAAGCCGTCATCTCCGCTCCGCCACCGCCACCGTCACCTCAACCACCAGGGCGCACCGCCTCGACTCGCCGGTCGCCGTCAAGGAACTAACCACCACGATCCTCAACCACATCCGCCTGGGACGCCTCCCGAAAGCAATCTCAATCCTCTTCTCTTCCGCGACACCTctgcctttctctctctacgcCCATCTCTTCCGAATTTGCGCGTCGAGCAAAGCCATAATCGAGACCCGGAAGCTCGAATCTCATCTAGTCACTTTCAACCCCAACCCTCCGGTCTTCCTGCTCAACCGGGCCATCGAGAGCTACGGCATATGCAACTGCGTAAAGGATGCGGAAGACCTGTTCGACGAAATGCCGAACCGAGACGGCGGTTCGTGGAACGCGATGATCACTGCGTATTCGAGAAACGGGTGCACTGAAGATGCGCTGCATTTGTTCTCCGTGATGATCGAGGACGGGGTTTTTGCCTCCGAGGTCACGTTTGCGAGCGTTCTTGCCTCGTGCGGCAATGCCTTGGAGCTTTGGCTGTCGAGGCAGGTGCACGGCCTCATCGTAAAATATGGATTTTCGGGCAATGTCATCTTGGAGAGCTCGCTGGTAGACGTCTACGGGAAATGTGGAGCCATGATTGAATCGAGGAGAATGTTTGATGAGATTCAGCATCCAAATGAAGTGTCTTGGAATGTGATAGTTAGGAGGTATCTCGAAATGGGGGAGGGAAACGAGGCTATCAACATGTTTTCAAGAATGTTGAGGATGAATGTGAAGCCAATGAGTTATACTGTCTCCAACGCGATTCTTGCTTGTTCGAGCTTTGGTGGATTGAGAGAGGGTGTCCAAATCCATGGATTCAGCATCAAGATCAACGCAGAGCAGGATCAAGTGGTTTCGAATACGCTCATTGACATGTATGCCAAGTGTGGAGATTTGGAGAGTGCAAGAACCGTTTTTGAGCTGCCTTGTTCCAAAAATGTGATTAGTTACACTTCAATGGTATCAGCTTGTGCTATGAGGGGAAGGATGTGCGAAGCTAGAGAGTTGTTTGATGAGATGCCTGAACGGACCGTGGTATCTTGGAACGTGATGCTCGCAGGGTACACACGCAGGTTGGACTGGGAAAACGCGTTAAAGCTCCTCATATTGATGCGTAGGAAGACTAGGGATGTCGATCATGTCACATTGGGATTGTTCTTCAACATTTGTGCAGCGATCCCAGACATGAATCTTGGGAAGCAGGTCCATGGATATGCTTATAGGCATGGCTTCTGCTCCAATGTTTTTGTCGGGAATGCAGTTCTTGACATGTATGGCAAGTGTGGCAACTTGATCAGCGCGAGGAACTGGTTCTACACGATGAGCCATTCGCGAGATGAGGTCTCCTGGAACGCACTGCTCACAAGCTATGCCCGTCGTGGGATGAGTGAGCAAGCAATGCAGGTGTTCTGGGAGATGCAGGGCGAGGCTAAACCGAGCAAGTTCACGTTCGGGACAATGCTGGCCGCGTGTGCAAACATATTTGCCCTTGAGGCGGGGAAACAGATCCACGCCTTGATGATCAGGCACGGCTACGACATGGATATAGTGGTGAGCGGGGCTCTGCTTGATATGTACTCAAAATGCCGCCACATTGCATACGCCACGAGGGTGTTCGAGGAGGCCCCTTCCAAGGACGTGATCCTCGTGAACTCGATGATCTTGGGGTGCCTGCATAATGGGATGAGCGGGAGAGTGGTTGAACTGCTGGATGCAATGGAGGAGGAGGGCGTTAGGCCCGACCACAACACCTTCCGGGGGGCGTTGCGGGCTTGTGTTAGCGATGGTGGTGTGGAGTTGGGGAGGAAGCTGTGGGAGTCGATGAGTGAGAAGTACTGTGTGTTGCCTCATTTGGAGGATTACGAGTGCATGGTGGAGTTGTACGGTGAGAATGGGTTGGTGGATGAGCTAGAGGCTTTTCTCAAGGACTTGCCTTTCGAGCCGACTGCAGCGATGCTCATCAGAGTGTTTGATTGCAGTCGAAGGTACAAGTGGTTGAAGCTGGGAGAGTGGGCAGCTCATAAACTGAATCACATGAATCCTCTGCTTCCATTCAGATTTCAAATCGTTGATGACACCTAA